DNA from Babesia microti strain RI apicoplast complete genome:
AAATATTAAAAAATTTAGGAATTTTAAATATATTTTAATTAAAAAATCAAAATGTATATATTAGATAATATATCCTATTCAAATTTTAAAACATTAATATTAAATAATATTATAATATTATTAAATAAAATAATTTATAATTCTAAAAATTTTAAATTTTTTAAAAAATTATTTAATATAACTTATTATCCATCATTAGTACAATTTTCATCTTCAAAATTAAATAATATTTCAAATAATATATATAAACCAATAAATAATTTATTATCTATATATATACCTATTAAATTAAATTTTATTACATTAAATAAACAAATTAAATTTTTATTTAATATATTAAATATACCAAAAATATCTTCAACAAGTTATTTAACTATAAAAGGTATTAATAGAATATCTTTACCTTCTTTTAATAGTTTATTTAAATATTATACAAATAAAAAAAATTTAATAACATTTTTTTATAATAAAACATATTCAATAAAAATAAATTCAACAAAATTTATAACTATAAATTTAGATTTAATAAAAGGTATAAATTATAATTTTAATTTTTTATATTTATATAACTTTAAATTTAATAAAAAAAATAAAAAAAAAATAAATAAAAATTATAATAATATATTTAATTTAGAATTATTTAAAATATTTACAAATACAATAACATATTTAACTTATAATTATAATACTATAAATTATGATTCTTTATGTTATAAATTTATTTTAAATTATAGTGATTATATATTAAAATCTATTTCATATTATAAACATATATTATTATTAAAAAATAATAAAATATTAAAATATAATAAACACTCTTCAATAAGTGAAATTATTTTAAAAGAAAATATTTTAACACATCCATTATTTCAAATAATAGATCAAACAAATTGTTTATGTGAGTTAATATATCAATATAAGATTCATATGTCACATGAAACAATTTATAATAAATTTTCTATAATTAGAAATATAAGACTAATAAAAGGAGATTATATAACTAAATTAAGTCCATTATCTACAAATGAAGGTGAGTCTGCTGGTATTATATCATCATTAATATATTTAAATTCTTTACATAATAAAAAATTAAGAACTATATTAAATAAATCTAATAAATTATTTAATACTGTTAAATTTGATTCTACTTCATTAACTTTTAATAAAAATTATTTAATACATAATTATAATAATTTAAAAAAATATTATAATATTAATATAAATAATTTTAATGAATTTGGTGAATTTAAAATATCTAATAATATAAATAATAATAAATTATATTCAACTTTAAATGAAATATTATCGATATCTGAATCAATAATACCTTTTATACTTAATAATGATCCTTGTAGGGGTCTTATGGGTTCAAAAATGCATTGTCAAGCGTTACCACTTATATATCCGGACATACCTAATATATTTACAAAAAATAATAAAATAAATAAAATTACTAAAACAAATTGTATAATTTCCTATTCATCTGGTATTGTAATAAATGTAAATAAATATAAAATAATTATTCAAGATATACATAATAGAATAATTACATATTATATAAATCCAATAAAAATAAATAATTATAATCATTCTTATTTAAATCATATATTAGTGTGGCCAGGTGATAAAGTAACTTATGGTAAAATATTAGTTACTAATAAAAATTATATTAATTTAGAATTATCTTTAGGAAAAAATATATTAATTGGTTATTGTAATTATTTTGGTAATGATCATGAAGATGCTATAATATTAAAAAAAAATTTACTTTATAATGACTGTATGTTATCAATAAAATTTGATATTTATGAAACATTTATATTAAATTATAATAATTATTCTGAATTTATAAACACAAAACTAAATAATTATAATAAGTTGTTACTAGAAAATAATATTATAATACCAAAAATAAAATTAATATTTAATAATTATAATAATAATATTAAACTTTTACCAAATATAATATTTAATAATCATATACCTATTATATATAAATTTATAAAAATAACTAAAGGAAATTCAAGTAGAATTATTAAAATAGAATCTATAATTAAAGATACTTTTAATATTAATAATAATAAAAATTATAATATTAAAATAAATATAATAACAATTAATTTTAATAAATTAAATGTTGGTGATAAATTATGTGGTAGGCACGGTAATAAAGGAGTTATATCTTGTATTTTAGATGATATAAATATTCCTTATACAAGTTTTGATTTAATTCCAGATATATTAATAAATCCTATAAGTTCAATATCTAGAATGAATATAGGGCAAATATTGGAAGGTTCTTGCGGTTTTTATACTTTTTTAAATAAGTCTAGATTAAATGTTCCCTATTTTATAAATACATCTAAATTTATAAATAATTTTATAAGTTCATTTAATTCTTTATATAAATATAAATTATTACTATTTATAAATTCACATAAAATTTCAAAAATATTTGTTAAAAATCCTTTATTAGGTTCTAGTTATTATAATAATATAGTTATATATTATTCTTATTTTTTAAGATTAAGTCATATAATTAAAAATAAAATTCAATTAAGATCAATAGGTAAATATAATGAAATTACTCAACAACCTGATAATAATAAAACTATAAATAAAGGTCAACGTTTTGGTGAAATGGAATTTTGGGCATTAGAAGCTCATGGTTCTTCTTTTAATTTAAAAGAGTTGTTGTATATAAAATCTAATAAATCTAAATATAATAATAAATTAATGATATCTGATTCTTTTAATTCATTATGTTTAGAATTAAATAGTTTAAACTTAAATATAATAAAAAATAATAATGACATCATATTTTAATACATCTATTAAATTTCCAATAATATTAAAATTATTATCATCATATGATATATGTAAATTAATAATAAGAAAATATTATAATAAAATAATAATAGGAATTGTATCATCCCCATTAACATTAAATATAAAAACTTCTTCTCCTTTTAATTATGGTTTATTTTGTGAAAAAATATTTGACTATATAAAATATTGTAATATATGTAAAAATAATTATTTTAATATAAATAGATTAGATTGTAATTATTGTTGTTTTTGTAATAATATATTAAAATATAATAAATATAGAAAATATAGGTTTGGTGCAATATTACTTAATTTTCCAATATTAATTAATAATAAATTATTAGAACTATATTTATATAAAAATTATATAAAAAATATTAAATATATTGTATATGAAAATTCTGAATTTAATTATACTAATTCAGAGTTTATAATAAAAAATTTTCTAAATAAAATTTCAAAATTTATATTATATAATAATAATTTTATAACATATTTTAATAATAAAAAATTAATTTATTATTTAAATAATAATTTAATTAAAAATATATTTATATTATTATTTCCTATTACTCCTACTAATACTAGAAAACTATCTAATAATAAATATACAATAAATAATATATATAGTAAATTAATTGAAATAAATAATATAATAAATTATAAATATAATACTAATTCTTATAATATTAATAAATTAATAAATATATTTAAATTATATAAATTAATTAATAATATTATAAGTATTGATAAAAATTTTTTAATAAATAAAACATCTTTATTAAATTTAAAAAAAAAAAATGGAATTTTAAAACAACAATTACTTGGGTGTAGATCTGATTTTTCTAGTAGGACAGTAATTATTCCTGGTTCGGATATAAATATTAATAATATTGGTATACCTTTAAATATAGTAAAATATATATTATCAGGTTATCTAATACATAATAATAATAATAAAATAACAACAAATAATTTTAAAATACAATTAAATAATATAATTAAATATAATTATATAATAGCAAATAGACCTCCTACTTTACATAAAATGAATATACAATCTTTCTCACCTATAATAATTGAAAATAAAGCTATAAAATTATCTCCATTAACATGTTTAGGTTATAATGCAGATTTTGATGGTGATCAAATGTCGTTATTTGCACCTTATTATAAATCTAGTAATATAGAATCTAAAATAAAATTAAGATTTTTATCAAATATTATGTCACCAACAACATTAAAAAATTTATCTATCCCTACTCAAGGAATATTAGTTGGTTATCTTAATTTAGCTATTATACATGAAATTTATTTTTATAAAAATTTAAATAATTATTTTAATTTAAATTTA
Protein-coding regions in this window:
- the rpoB gene encoding DNA-directed RNA polymerase subunit beta — translated: MYILDNISYSNFKTLILNNIIILLNKIIYNSKNFKFFKKLFNITYYPSLVQFSSSKLNNISNNIYKPINNLLSIYIPIKLNFITLNKQIKFLFNILNIPKISSTSYLTIKGINRISLPSFNSLFKYYTNKKNLITFFYNKTYSIKINSTKFITINLDLIKGINYNFNFLYLYNFKFNKKNKKKINKNYNNIFNLELFKIFTNTITYLTYNYNTINYDSLCYKFILNYSDYILKSISYYKHILLLKNNKILKYNKHSSISEIILKENILTHPLFQIIDQTNCLCELIYQYKIHMSHETIYNKFSIIRNIRLIKGDYITKLSPLSTNEGESAGIISSLIYLNSLHNKKLRTILNKSNKLFNTVKFDSTSLTFNKNYLIHNYNNLKKYYNININNFNEFGEFKISNNINNNKLYSTLNEILSISESIIPFILNNDPCRGLMGSKMHCQALPLIYPDIPNIFTKNNKINKITKTNCIISYSSGIVINVNKYKIIIQDIHNRIITYYINPIKINNYNHSYLNHILVWPGDKVTYGKILVTNKNYINLELSLGKNILIGYCNYFGNDHEDAIILKKNLLYNDCMLSIKFDIYETFILNYNNYSEFINTKLNNYNKLLLENNIIIPKIKLIFNNYNNNIKLLPNIIFNNHIPIIYKFIKITKGNSSRIIKIESIIKDTFNINNNKNYNIKINIITINFNKLNVGDKLCGRHGNKGVISCILDDINIPYTSFDLIPDILINPISSISRMNIGQILEGSCGFYTFLNKSRLNVPYFINTSKFINNFISSFNSLYKYKLLLFINSHKISKIFVKNPLLGSSYYNNIVIYYSYFLRLSHIIKNKIQLRSIGKYNEITQQPDNNKTINKGQRFGEMEFWALEAHGSSFNLKELLYIKSNKSKYNNKLMISDSFNSLCLELNSLNLNIIKNNNDIIF
- the rpoC1 gene encoding DNA-directed RNA polymerase subunit beta' — translated: MLKLLSSYDICKLIIRKYYNKIIIGIVSSPLTLNIKTSSPFNYGLFCEKIFDYIKYCNICKNNYFNINRLDCNYCCFCNNILKYNKYRKYRFGAILLNFPILINNKLLELYLYKNYIKNIKYIVYENSEFNYTNSEFIIKNFLNKISKFILYNNNFITYFNNKKLIYYLNNNLIKNIFILLFPITPTNTRKLSNNKYTINNIYSKLIEINNIINYKYNTNSYNINKLINIFKLYKLINNIISIDKNFLINKTSLLNLKKKNGILKQQLLGCRSDFSSRTVIIPGSDININNIGIPLNIVKYILSGYLIHNNNNKITTNNFKIQLNNIIKYNYIIANRPPTLHKMNIQSFSPIIIENKAIKLSPLTCLGYNADFDGDQMSLFAPYYKSSNIESKIKLRFLSNIMSPTTLKNLSIPTQGILVGYLNLAIIHEIYFYKNLNNYFNLNLIDILETYNIYCNSLNSEHKIFIKIKNKFELITINRSIIKFNNTIFNLY